The sequence ATCAAGCCTGCGGATGCCGTTCGCTCAATGCGCTCTCCCTCCAGCTTATACGCCATAACCTCTGCATAACGCAGCTGAGTTATCAAAATTCGGGTGACAGTGAAATTAGCAGTGCAGATGATAAAAATCGGGTAGTCGGCTATGCCAGCTTTATCATCAATTAACCTCACCGAGTCCGGGAAGTGCCAATTATTAGCTCTGGCTCGTAGCGCCTTGGTTAACTCATTCATATCCGAACCGTCGGCCTATTCCTCCGCCACTTCTCACCATGCCCTCCCCAATGAGCCCCTAATCGAGTCGAAACTGGGCTGTTTCGTTACTTTGACACTCGATGGTGAGCTCAAGGGCTGTATGGGCTGCATTGAAGGTGATCGCCCTCTGGCAAAAAGTATCCCGGATCTGGCCACCAGCAGCGCATTCTACGATCGCCGCTTCTCTCCTCTGCTTGAGACTCAACTAGAGCGAGTCTCGATAGAGATATCCCTGCTATCTCCTCTTTCGCCATTAAACGTCAGAAACCAGCGTCAACTCGAGGAGTACTTAACACAAGAGCAGTACGGTGTAGTGCTTAAAGAGGATGGATTAAGAGCCGTATTCCTTCCTCAGGTTTGGGAGCACTTTTCTGATCCCAAAGCCTTTATCGATGCCCTAAAAGTTAAGGGCGGCTGGCCCCAAGACTATTGGTCACAGAAGATAAAAGTTGAGCTATTTCAGGTTATTCACTTCAGCGAAAACAGGTAAAATGTCTCTTCTTATAAATATTTATTGAACAGTCAATATCTCGCCCTCTTAGGCTTATTGCTTGTAATCCCATGAGCACCCCTCCCCAAATAATACCAATTTTCTTAACACGACTTCACCCTTATCAATACAAAGCCTAGAGCCGATCTCCTCTCTATATTCTGTGACTATAATTGAAGAGCGTAAACTCGTATTACGGCAATTTTCTTGATGTCTTATTTAAGGAAGAATATGCTCACCGATTTTAAAATCACTCATAAGTTTCCAATAGTCATGATATCTCTGGCATTAGTTTCCGCTATTGCCACTGGATTTATCGCCTTTACCATAGCCAAGAATGAGATGGCTAAATCGGCCGAAAACTCGCTATTCGCCTTGTTAGAATCAAGGAAGTCATCATTAAATTCATACTTCTCCGTGATAGAGAAAGATCTTATTTTCCATGCTCAAAGCCCTCTCGTTATCGATGCTATCAAGCAGTTTTCCTTGGCTTGGGATGCCTTAGGAGACCAACAAACAGTTTACTTGCAAGATGCCTATATTCACCTTAACCCCTATTCTAATAAACAGAAAGACTCATTGTTACAGGCTGAAAGTGGCGCACTGTATAACCAGTATCATAGCGTTTATCACCCCGAGTTTAAAAACTTAGTCACCACCAGAGAATTTCATGACTTATTCCTATTCAATACTAAGGGCGATTTGATCTATACGGTAAAAAAAGAGGTCGATTTCGCCACCAATATCTTTACAGGCCCCTGGAGTGAGACCCACCTCAGCCAGATCGTTCGTGAAATAGACCCGAAACCGAGTATTGATCAACATGTATTTGCTGACTTCTTTACCTATGAACCCAGTGACAACCAACCAGCGAGCTTTATCGCCTCCCCCGTATTCGATAGCAATAAACAATTTATAGGTATCATCGCCTTTCAGATGCCCATAGGTCCTCTCAACGATGTCATGCATGTCACTGCCGGTATGGGTGAAACTGGTGAGACCTATCTGGTTGGACCCGATCTCTTGATGCGCAGCGACTCTCGCTTCTTTCATGGCCGAAGCATATTAAAAACCAGAGTTGACACTCTTTCTGTACGTAAGGCACTGCAAGGAGAGTCGGGAAACGATACAATACTGGATTACCGCCACATTCCGGTATTTTCAGCCTATGCACCGGTGGACTTCCTCGGAACCCGCTGGGCCATCATAGCCGAAATAGACAGGAAGGAAATACTCGAACCTGTCTATACCATGAGCCACTTCCTGCTCCTCAGTGGCTGCATACTTGCCATAGCTATTTTCTTTCTAGGCTATCTTCTGGCATCGGATATCTCAAACCCCATTGTGGCAATGACACGCATGATGTCACGTCTGGCACGTAACGATCTCAGTATTAATATTTCGGTATCCGAGCGCAAAGATGAAGTGGGTAAAATGGCTGAAGCCATGGAGGTATTCAAGCGAAATGCTATCGAGAGAGATCTGTTACAGCGTAAGCTCAATCATATGGCGCATCATGATACCTTGACCGGCCTACCCACACGCGAATTCGCCACTGAGCAGTTCGATGCACTCCTGCAGCAAAGCAAGCTATCGGGGCAAAAGCTGGTAGTGATGTTTGCCGATCTGGATAATTTCAAATGGGTCAACGATACATTAGGTCATCAGGCCGGTGATCGACTACTGAAAGAAACGGCCATCAGGTTATCTGATTCCATCCGCGAGGGGGATATCGTTGCCAGAGTCGGTGGCGATGAATTCCTGATTATTTTGCCTGATGCAGGTGATGCCTCCTCCATCTCCCTGATAGCGAAAAAGATGATCGATTCTGTGGCGATTAACTTCATGATGCAGGAACAACACTGTGCCATCACCTTGAGTATAGGCGTAGCAAGTTATCCCGAAGATGGTGA is a genomic window of Shewanella psychrophila containing:
- the amrA gene encoding AmmeMemoRadiSam system protein A, which produces MPALSSINLTESGKCQLLALARSALVNSFISEPSAYSSATSHHALPNEPLIESKLGCFVTLTLDGELKGCMGCIEGDRPLAKSIPDLATSSAFYDRRFSPLLETQLERVSIEISLLSPLSPLNVRNQRQLEEYLTQEQYGVVLKEDGLRAVFLPQVWEHFSDPKAFIDALKVKGGWPQDYWSQKIKVELFQVIHFSENR
- a CDS encoding GGDEF domain-containing protein, with the protein product MLTDFKITHKFPIVMISLALVSAIATGFIAFTIAKNEMAKSAENSLFALLESRKSSLNSYFSVIEKDLIFHAQSPLVIDAIKQFSLAWDALGDQQTVYLQDAYIHLNPYSNKQKDSLLQAESGALYNQYHSVYHPEFKNLVTTREFHDLFLFNTKGDLIYTVKKEVDFATNIFTGPWSETHLSQIVREIDPKPSIDQHVFADFFTYEPSDNQPASFIASPVFDSNKQFIGIIAFQMPIGPLNDVMHVTAGMGETGETYLVGPDLLMRSDSRFFHGRSILKTRVDTLSVRKALQGESGNDTILDYRHIPVFSAYAPVDFLGTRWAIIAEIDRKEILEPVYTMSHFLLLSGCILAIAIFFLGYLLASDISNPIVAMTRMMSRLARNDLSINISVSERKDEVGKMAEAMEVFKRNAIERDLLQRKLNHMAHHDTLTGLPTREFATEQFDALLQQSKLSGQKLVVMFADLDNFKWVNDTLGHQAGDRLLKETAIRLSDSIREGDIVARVGGDEFLIILPDAGDASSISLIAKKMIDSVAINFMMQEQHCAITLSIGVASYPEDGEEYSILINKADKAMYLAKKKGKNNFVFASEIDNKPLQSPSLKTNGG